ttctaaaatgagaattttcattccaaatcaactctgaacttcccgaagtcCAATTCCGAtgatgcgtacaagtcataatacctgaagtgaagctgttcatggcctcaaGCCGCTGAAGAACAGgccaaagctcaaaacgaccggtcgggtcgttacagtagaaatcctgcctatatgtATTTAATTTGCTCGAACATGTTCTGCTACTGTGTGTGTtggataacctgcctataggtgtTTAATTTGTTTAACATATTTTGCTTCTACATgtttattagatatcatgcttataggagatAAAATGACCAATCTTTCAATTGCAACATATTCACTAGATACCATGATCATAGGATTATATTAGTTTATGTGCTACAAATTTGCATTTTAGACATCAAGCCTATAAGGGTTTAATTGGTTAATGTGATGTTTTTATAATTACTCACTTTGGAGACATGCCTATACGAGCTAAAACCAGTTTCAATCGCTAattgtagaaatcctgcctataggataatCTCACTCACTTTTAAGGGCTAATATTGAACTTTCAACACTGTTTCGTTGccactattagaaagcatgcctatatgatcAAACTTAGTAGTTTTGAATATCTTTCATGGCTATCACTGCCAACTActgcacctagatatcatgtctataggtttaaacACTTACAATCTGTAATTTTAGTAATTAGTACGCAATACCAGATTCCCTAAAATATATAGTTATTCGGAAAGCATGCCTCTAAAATAGCACCTTACATCTGAAACTGCCTGCATGTTTGAATTCCAAGGTCACTTAGAAATCACGTCTATAGGGCTTAATGACTTTAACTCATCTCAATTTTGAAACTGTCAAACGCCTAATTCgtttgcgtgcatttgttgtctaagtGCGGAGGCTAACCTGAGCCTTAATTGCTTTTACATGAAGTCCAACTTGTTTTGTACGTCACCTAGTTTTCtcattttgagcaacctaagttaagtctagaaccacctaaaatagaggtccaaacgcctcctggaccataggcatgggatgggtaatgcacgcataaggTATGACTTAGAATCAATTAGTGCGCCTTAGGtgacaacttaaagatagtaatcgggtagcaggagatgatagtctgtgcccactGAATAATATGAGTCACTCCCCATCTCGAgtgagttacgaagtattatttatattgcacggggtgatcctttaggctaaaataTTTAGGACCCCCTCCCATCTTGTCTTTAAATCGGTTATTTGTGTTTAATAAAACTTCCCAAACTtcttgctttctttatttttgtttgtctGACTAACTCATATAATTCGAGTTCGACTGGGACCCACAGttgttgtggacctcgaggaaTGTCTAACACATTTTCTTCGAggcaatttgagcccttacccgatctttgatgATGCAAATTTGGTTAAACCAGAGTTACTTGCAAACAGGTGCTCTAGAGCACCTCAAagccgttaggtggcgactcttctcttttaacaccttccttaaaagagttgtcacgtaTCGAaatccgatttcgcgagaaaaaggggcacGACATTGCCCATTTAATGTTAGAAAATATTCTCTCATTAAATGCTATCAGATGACAAATACTCGATCTGCTCCTGTTGACCACGCTCCCTTCGGGATTTACCCGATACCGATTGCAATTGTCATATCTGGTACTGATTGTTCCTTGACTCTCCTTTTACGTGTCTTTGATTTCACATGTCATGCTATTATTcgattatttattataaatcaatTATACCCCATATATTGTATACCCTTTTTCTTGGTAAATATTTATCCGCACCTATTTATATTAGCAATTTGATCTTAACAGTTAAATATTGATTTGAAATGTAAAGCGACAGATATTGATGATGGGCAAAATTCTTTTGTCGCAGTTACTGTTATTTTTCAAAGTATCAACAAAGTCATAAATTTTTTTAGACTCGCATAACATTTAACTAATCATTTCGGCAGCATCAATGTAAATGTTAAGTGTacgatcattttatatttttaagcgTAAAGATTTATTGATCCCAATTCCAAGGATTCGGTTGAAACTTCCTAGCATGCGTTAGATTCATGTATTTCATCACACTTTGCAAGTTTTAAACACTAAAGGCACGTTTGGTTAAACGTATTGAATTAAAAATCATGGTATAAGATATATGATTGTTTATCCTAAGTTTGGTCGCAATTTTCAATTTCGCTAATTCCTATATTATTTTATACCAAGACCAATATAGTGTAAGCAATATCATGGTTAATTATATGTGGATAAAGCATTCAAAATGGCAAAGTTATCCCCGAGGTTCTTCTCATACGCTTTTCGAAGTCCTTGCACAATTTTCAACCAAACATAAGTGTAAGTTATGCGTTGTATATTCGAATTTTATATAATGAATCAAACGCTCGATAAAAATAATCTGTGTGTTACAATTCTTACTTTACTAGCTTTTACGTTATTAATCTTTGTATTAAAAGTGTTGTATAATTTATTTCTATGCCAAATGAACTCTAAATAGTTGTATATCAAATTTTACCTATAGCGGAAAATTCCATATTTAATATGGGATGGATCACACGTCATAATTAGGGCTATCACATGGGTGGGATGACATGATTTTGGACGGGTCAAAATGGATTGAGTCGATAAATGGGCGGGTCATGAGTTACTTGGCTAGATGGACTGGGTCAAGATGGGCTAAAATTTGGGTCACAGCCCAACCCGCCAAACTGTTACCAAATTTTAATTAAGGTGTGTATTTTATGGGGCATTTACATCTATACCTGCTTTTtaggtcacgttttaacttgtgtccgctttgcgaaaaaaattacaagtgtacccactttttcgcgtaacttcagcatacagggctgaagtagcaaagacaatcacgcaaaacttcagcattctagtagactggcctgaagtagcaaaaattgctgaaccaaatgtgctgaagtttttgtttgtaattgttgaacttaagcatagtagctgaagttttgttctctatttgctgaagtttttgtttgtaattgctgaacttaagcatacgaagtttttgtttgtaattgctgaacttaagcatagtagctgaagttttgttctctatttgctgaagttatttagttcatttataaaaacttcagcactaaaaaagttgaagtttttttgtcctgaattcattagttttgtcattaagctttttcaaaaacttcagcagaagatgctgaaaatatttatttcattgataaaaacttcagcactaaataagctgaattttttttgtcctggattcattagtttgtcataaagctttttcaaaaatttcagcagaaaatgctgaagttatttatttcatttgtaaaaattccagcactatataagctgaagtttttgaaaaagctttctaacatactagataaataatcagattgtcaatagtatctaaatcataaattttggaaacaataaacgtgaaaagaacagaattatcatgaaaagaatcactaagtgtgaccttaaacttcccgtacgtgaaaatattcacaaattattgtctactaacttatgtaattatttataatttatttttaaataatttgataaacatacttatgacaatcatcccatgaactgaagtttcatagcaacgccaacaacagcagaagaaagaagaagaagaagaagaagaagaagaagaagaagaagaagaagaagaagaagaagaagaagaagaatgaggagaagaagaagaaggaggagaaggaggaggagaaatgaggctgaagttgtttaaaaaatgggtacaagttaaaacttttttaaaaaatgggtataggttaaatgggggcgactaAATAGGGCACCCTGTGcaatttttatgtattttcttagtaattatttaattatcaaataatacaTCTTTTCTTTTGTTAGGGTTATATATAGCATATCAAACAAAAAAGAATTAatgtaaaaatattttaacaaagtTGTTCATGGATCAAAATGAATTAAAAATTAACCCAAATTTAGATGGGTTGCATTTAATAACTGGCGGATTAATGAACAGCCCAATCTTgaacgaattggacaggttgaaTGGATTTGGCTACAAATTGCCAACCCTAGACTCATAACTATACCTATTTGCTAAAACTCATTATGGGGCTAATTTGATACTCCAATTGTTCATGtttatcctttttattttgttcaAAAAGAATAATCCTTTCTATGTTTTAAAATAACTTaattaaaatttttatttatCTTTAACGACACACATTTTATAGTCGTATGGAGAGAAATAATGTAATTTGATATGTGTCTTGAGATCTTGCTATCACATGGAAGATCGctttaattaaacaaaaaaacaaagtCTAAGCCAAATttttaaatagagaaaaaaacaaaaataaaaaaaatttcttACGCAAATAGAGAGAATAGGAATATTTTATCAACCGTCACCTCCTAGTCATCATCCTATTCTTACTACTTAGTCATCAGCCTATTTTTGTCACCCAAATATATaggattttaaaaaaattattaggTACAGTATCACGGAGTGAAGTAGTTCTCATTTGTTTTTGCTGATCTTATCGCTGCCATGAATGCTCTTGCTGCCACCAACCGCAACTTCCGTCAAGCCGCTCGCATTCTTGGATTGGACTCCAAAATTGAAAAGAGTCTTTTGATTCCTTTCAGAGAAATTAAGGTACAATTAACCGATGTATATTAAAGTTTCTATCTTCTTGACGATTTTGATGCTCTgtttaattttttcatattttcactcccaaaaaaaaaaaaaaacagaaaaaatggAATTCCTATGGTAGGTTGACGGTGTTTTGATGTTGGATCAGGTGGAATGTACAATTCCTAAGGATGATGGAACGTTAGTTTCGTACATTGGATTCAGAGTACAGCACGATAATGCTCGGGGTCCTATGAAAGGAGGAATTAGATACCATCATGaggtttgctttttttttttttaatgtaatCCTTTTGGTCAATGCATATTGTTTATCTTTAGTTACAGtgcaccttttttttttttttttttttgacaagttACAGTGCACCTTTATAATTGGATTTTGCATTTCCTTAGAACTTCCACTAAAAGAATAAGGTCGAATAAATACCGGATATGAGTAAAATTACTGATTTTTTATCTTGTATAGATTGCAGTGTGTGTTCTATTCCACGTATGAGAAAGCTAGGATTTGTGAGGAATTGGAAGGTTAAATCCACCAACATCATTGCATTTGAATCTAATTATATGTGTAGTTTCTTTGATAATATCAGTTCCTCTTAAAAGGGGAATATTTGAATCTTAGCTATACTACTCTTGATATTGGTTTTCTTAGGGCAGGTGAGTTCCTGCTTATATGTGTTTCGATGGGTGATAAGCTTTCCTTAATGCTTTCAGACTCTATCGGTTGCTTGATGGTTGACTATTGACGCTAGATTCTAATAAACCAAATGCAATTATTTAGCATTGGAAAAAGATGGGGCAGAGTACAGAGGAATTGTTAGGAAGATTCACACAACCGACCCCTACTAGTTTGGAATTATGGTGTACTTGATCGATTATCTTGATAATCAGCTCATGTTATTTGGTTTAGCATCTCTGTCTGaagaaattttttttctttagaagttaATTTAAGTTGAGTACATGTTATCTACAAGATCAGGATCAAGCAAGTCCTCTACCATGTCATGATTCCTCCAATATATTCCTTTCAAATTAGTGCATTTCAATGTCAAACTCCACTcctttcttatttatttatttatttatttatttatttttcatagtTTTGCTGGTATCACCGAATAGCATTCTTTATTCTGTGCTGAGCTGTTGTAAATTTTCTACAAGGTTGAGCTTGATGAGGTAAACGCCCTTGCTCAACTGATGACTTGGAAGACCGCTGTAGCCAACATCCCATATGGGGGAGCTAAAGGCGGAATTGGCTGTACACCAAAAGATTTAAGCCTGAGCGAGTTGGAGCGACTTACTCGTGTTTTCACACAGAAAATTCATGATCTAATTGGAATTAATACTGACGTGCCTGCACCTGATATGGGCACTAACGCACAGGTTAGTAACAAAAGTCTATTTGCAACTTtgtcaaaatattattccttttGAGCTTTAGAATAAGATGCACATAATATTCTATATGATGCTTGCTATTGACAGACTATGGCCTGGATTTTGGACGAGTATTCAAAATTTCATGGTCACTCACCTGCAATTGTGACTGGAAAACCGATTGTAAGCTTTTCATAACTTTCGAGACTTCTCCTATTTGGCTAAAATTAGAACAACTTTATACTATATGACTTCTCTATTCATCCTTCTTTCACCTTTTGTTTAGGATCTTGGGGGATCATTAGGTAGGGAAGCTGCGACAGGGCGTGGTGCCGTCTATGCTACAGAAGCTTTACTTGCTGAATATGGGATGAATATTAAGGATTTGACTTTTGCAATTCAGGTAGAATCTGCAATTAATCAGTTCTAGCACATTCCATTTCTTTCACCTGGCTATTCCACAGTATTCGGTCAAAATGATGTCATAAATATGTATTTGGATTCCTTAGGGATTTGGAAATGTAGGAGCGTGGGCAGGAAAGATCATTCATGAGAGAGGTGGCAAGGTAATCGCAGTGAGTGATATAACTGGAGCCATCAAGAATCCCAATGGACTTGATATACCAGCTTTGCTTAGTCATAGAGAAAAGACAGGGAAGCTCACCGATTTTGCCGGTGGGGATGTGATGAATTCTGATGAATTGCTAACACATGAATGTGATGTTCTCATCCCTTGTGCTTTGGGAGGAGTTTTGAACAGGTTCAACCTTTATCTTGCTCTGAAATTTATCGTTTAATTCTTGGATTTGCTTCTGTGTCAAGTGAATAGAGAAGTCAATATCAGTAATTTGTCACTTTATAAGTTGGATAAGGGACCATGACACATCCATCTCAAACTAATAAAGACCACATTAGGGGCAACCTTATTTTTCACTATAAATGATGTCATATGTTACAGATTTTATACTAGAATATGCTTCCATTAATTGATTGTACAAGTATTTACTTTGATTTTATGTCACCTTTTGTTACATTTGGCGAAActaagttttcctttctcactTCCAAAACTATTGGGGCATATGCTGCAGCCAATAAAAACGTCTTCGGTTTTTGGATGAGATAATGGGGAAAGAAGTTGCTGGTTAAATTTCTTCCTTATTCTTCTTTGTATTACCACGCCATTCTTGTGAACTAAATGTACCTAATATAGAGTATCTTACTTGTCCTTGACGGTTCTTATCTTTTTGTTTGAAGAGAAAATGCTGATCATGTCAAGGCTAAATTCATTATAGAAGCAGCAAACCATCCTACTGATCCAGATGCTGATGAGGTAACACTTTTTTCGGGGATTTTGAGTCTTTTGGACTAGCATGATTATAGTTTTTCACATACAATTGCCTTCTGCAGATTTTATCGAAGAAAGGAGTAGTAATACTTCCTGATATCTATGCCAATGCTGGAGGTGTGACTGTCAGTTATTTTGAATGGGTTCAGGTAACTTTTGATATTTATGCCTCCCATACATTTTTGTTATTACACCAGGTAGCAGCATGAAGGGTTTAGGTTAACAAGTATTTTCGCGAAACGCATTGAGAGATGCAATAGTATAGTTAATTTGAGATCTTACATCTTTAGCAAGACTGTTTCTGTAAAGTTATTTCCTGAGAAAATATTAGTAGTTACTAAGTTTGTTGACAACTTAAGAAAAGAACTGAGATGTTGAGACAATTTGAAGTTTTTTGTTCTTAATATCTTCTCTGATATGCAGAATATTCAAGGATTCATGTGGGATGAGGAGAAGGTTAATGCGGAGCTTAAGAAATACATGACAAGAGCCTTCCATAACCTCAAGAGCATGTGTCATTCACACAATTGCAATCTTCGGATGGGTGCCTTCACATTGGGTGTCAATCGTGTTGCACGCGCCACACAACTAAGAGGTTGGGAGGCATAATTGCACTTTTTTTACCGCACAATGTACACATCCTGCAGCAGAAAGTGCGCAGTCTTTCTCCCAAGTACAAATGCTAGAATGCTCTACAAACTGAAATATGTACTGGAGACATTTTATTCATTactcaaataaaagaaaaaaataactcGTCAATTGCTTTGGAATTCTGTAGTTTTCATTTGGTAACTTGGAGAATTTGTCCCTTCTCGCCGTTCTTAGGGATTCAGGTGCTTAACCGTCATTCTCTCATTTTCTAGCATGAGGGATACCTGTTATGGAGTAACTTATATTAAGGGCATGTTGAATGCATATTATTGCATTTGAACTTATTCTTCATCTTCGCTCTACATGGTAGGAGTCTTAACGTTGAAATAGTCAGTTAACCGCTGATAGTATCGT
This sequence is a window from Nicotiana sylvestris chromosome 3, ASM39365v2, whole genome shotgun sequence. Protein-coding genes within it:
- the LOC104218048 gene encoding glutamate dehydrogenase A-like — its product is MNALAATNRNFRQAARILGLDSKIEKSLLIPFREIKVECTIPKDDGTLVSYIGFRVQHDNARGPMKGGIRYHHEVELDEVNALAQLMTWKTAVANIPYGGAKGGIGCTPKDLSLSELERLTRVFTQKIHDLIGINTDVPAPDMGTNAQTMAWILDEYSKFHGHSPAIVTGKPIDLGGSLGREAATGRGAVYATEALLAEYGMNIKDLTFAIQGFGNVGAWAGKIIHERGGKVIAVSDITGAIKNPNGLDIPALLSHREKTGKLTDFAGGDVMNSDELLTHECDVLIPCALGGVLNRENADHVKAKFIIEAANHPTDPDADEILSKKGVVILPDIYANAGGVTVSYFEWVQNIQGFMWDEEKVNAELKKYMTRAFHNLKSMCHSHNCNLRMGAFTLGVNRVARATQLRGWEA